In a genomic window of Oncorhynchus keta strain PuntledgeMale-10-30-2019 chromosome 26, Oket_V2, whole genome shotgun sequence:
- the LOC118358759 gene encoding uncharacterized protein LOC118358759, with protein MKVHLQTIICGCVLATVLPLVKGTVLPLVKGTVLPLVKGTVLPLVKGTVLPLVKGTVLPLVKGTVLPLVKGTVLPLVKGTVLPLVKGTKVDLNSNMKKRFRVWSQSRTREDFQSSSAVNSGILSGPGQREETDPSVFHSRSRRSIVTSVKRPGCSLGTCSLHDLAHRLHILNNKLKVNRAPEDKISSQGYGRRRRRRSPQSLPQRYATLSLQAGRVRLNCSRECSQGLHLQAIPLRQT; from the exons ATGAAAGTGCATCTTCAAACCATCATCTGCGGGTGTGTTCTAGCCACAGTTCTACCGCTGGTGAAGGGCACAGTTCTACCGCTGGTGAAGGGCACAGTTCTACCGCTGGTGAAGGGCACAGTTCTACCGCTGGTGAAGGGCACAGTTCTACCGCTGGTGAAGGGCACAGTTCTACCCCTGGTCAAAGGCACAGTTCTACCGCTGGTGAAGGGCACAGTTCTACCGCTGGTGAAGGGCACAGTTCTACCGCTGGTCAAAGGCACCAAAGTTGACCTCAACTCCAACATGAAAAAGAG ATTTAGAGTCTGGTCACAGAGCCGCACAAGAGAAGATTTCCAAAGCAGCTCTGCAGTGAACTCAGGGATCCTCAGTGGaccagggcagagagaggagacagaccccTCAGTATTTCATTCCAG GTCCAGAAGATCCATTGTGACCTCAGTGAAAAGACCAGGCTGTTCTCTGGGAACATGCAGCTTGCATGACCTGGCCCATCGGCTACACATCCTCAACAACAAGTTAAAGGTCAACAGAGCCCCGGAGGACAAGATCAGCTCACAGGGTTAcggtcgccgccgccgccgcaggTCGCCACAGTCACTCCCACAGCGCTACGCAACACTAAGTCTCCAAGCAGGCAGAGTGAGACTGAACTGCAGCAGAGAGTGCAGCCAAGGACTCCACCTACAGGCCATCCCTCTCAGACAAACTTGA
- the LOC118359362 gene encoding palmitoyltransferase ZDHHC7-like isoform X3 — protein sequence MSSGHRLRDVEQQHPLLDGEEAAVGSAAGETEQVWFIQDGCGMVCAFITWFLVLYADFVVTFVMLLPSKSFWYAVVNGVVFNCLAVLALTSHLRTMLTDPGAVPKGNATKKYMESLNLKPGEVIYKCSKCYSIKPERAHHCSICKRCIRKMDHHCPWVNNCVGENNQRFFVLFTMYIAMISTHALALSGYQFVTCVKLQWSECSDFSPPVTVMLMIFLCLEGLLFLTFTAVMFGTQVHSICNDETVRRRLSV from the exons ATGTCTTCAGGTCACCGGCTGCGAGATGTAGAGCAACAGCACCCCCTGCTGGACGGAGAGGAGGCTGCAGTGGGTTCTGCAGCAGGGGAGACGGAGCAGGTGTGGTTCATCCAGGACGGCTGTGGCATGGTCTGTGCCTTCATTACCTGGTTCCTAGTGCTCTACGCTGACTTTGTGGTCACCTTTGTCATGCTGCTTCCTTCCAAGAGCTTCTGGTACGCTGTGGTCAACGGCGTGGTCTTCAACTGCCTGGCCGTGCTGGCTCTCACCTCGCACCTACGCACCATGCTCACCGACCCG GGAGCTGTGCCCAAAGGCAACGCCACCAAGAAATACATGGAGAGCCTGAACCTAAAACCAGGAGAGGTCATCTATAAGTGTTCCAAATGCTACAGCATCAAACCTGAGAGAGCCCATCACTGCAG TATTTGTAAGCGCTGCATCCGTAAGATGGATCACCACTGTCCCTGGGTGAACAACTGCGTCGGCGAGAACAACCAGCGCTTCTTTGTCCTCTTCACT ATGTATATAGCGATGATCTCCACTCATGCTCTCGCCCTGAGTGGGTACCAGTTTGTAACCTGTGTCAAGCTCCAGTGGAGTG AGTGCAGTGACTTTTCCCCCCCGGTGACGGTGATGCTGATGATCTTCCTCTGCCTGGAgggcctcctcttcctcaccttcACCGCTGTCATGTTTGGCACTCAGGTCCACTCCATCTGCAACGACGAGACGGTGAGGag GAGATTGAGCGTCTGA
- the LOC118359362 gene encoding palmitoyltransferase ZDHHC7-like isoform X1, protein MSSGHRLRDVEQQHPLLDGEEAAVGSAAGETEQVWFIQDGCGMVCAFITWFLVLYADFVVTFVMLLPSKSFWYAVVNGVVFNCLAVLALTSHLRTMLTDPGAVPKGNATKKYMESLNLKPGEVIYKCSKCYSIKPERAHHCSICKRCIRKMDHHCPWVNNCVGENNQRFFVLFTMYIAMISTHALALSGYQFVTCVKLQWSECSDFSPPVTVMLMIFLCLEGLLFLTFTAVMFGTQVHSICNDETEIERLKNEKPTWERQVRWEGMRSVFGGKPSLLWINPFAGLRLRRLLATRSRKAGPEFSV, encoded by the exons ATGTCTTCAGGTCACCGGCTGCGAGATGTAGAGCAACAGCACCCCCTGCTGGACGGAGAGGAGGCTGCAGTGGGTTCTGCAGCAGGGGAGACGGAGCAGGTGTGGTTCATCCAGGACGGCTGTGGCATGGTCTGTGCCTTCATTACCTGGTTCCTAGTGCTCTACGCTGACTTTGTGGTCACCTTTGTCATGCTGCTTCCTTCCAAGAGCTTCTGGTACGCTGTGGTCAACGGCGTGGTCTTCAACTGCCTGGCCGTGCTGGCTCTCACCTCGCACCTACGCACCATGCTCACCGACCCG GGAGCTGTGCCCAAAGGCAACGCCACCAAGAAATACATGGAGAGCCTGAACCTAAAACCAGGAGAGGTCATCTATAAGTGTTCCAAATGCTACAGCATCAAACCTGAGAGAGCCCATCACTGCAG TATTTGTAAGCGCTGCATCCGTAAGATGGATCACCACTGTCCCTGGGTGAACAACTGCGTCGGCGAGAACAACCAGCGCTTCTTTGTCCTCTTCACT ATGTATATAGCGATGATCTCCACTCATGCTCTCGCCCTGAGTGGGTACCAGTTTGTAACCTGTGTCAAGCTCCAGTGGAGTG AGTGCAGTGACTTTTCCCCCCCGGTGACGGTGATGCTGATGATCTTCCTCTGCCTGGAgggcctcctcttcctcaccttcACCGCTGTCATGTTTGGCACTCAGGTCCACTCCATCTGCAACGACGAGACG GAGATTGAGCGTCTGAAGAACGAGAAGCCCACGTGGGAGAGGCAGGTTCGCTGGGAGGGCATGAGGAGCGTGTTTGGAGGCAAGCCGTCACTGCTGTGGATCAATCCGTTTGCCGGGCTCCGATTGCGCCGGCTACTCGCCACACGCTCCCGGAAAGCTGGCCCTGAGTTCTCTGTCTGA
- the LOC118359362 gene encoding palmitoyltransferase ZDHHC7-like isoform X2, with protein MSSGHRLRDVEQQHPLLDGEEAAVGSAAGETEQVWFIQDGCGMVCAFITWFLVLYADFVVTFVMLLPSKSFWYAVVNGVVFNCLAVLALTSHLRTMLTDPGAVPKGNATKKYMESLNLKPGEVIYKCSKCYSIKPERAHHCSICKRCIRKMDHHCPWVNNCVGENNQRFFVLFTMYIAMISTHALALSGYQFVTCVKLQWSECSDFSPPVTVMLMIFLCLEGLLFLTFTAVMFGTQVHSICNDETVRRSCASEQARDHGSEVPVREMGLICIRVISLLQKTS; from the exons ATGTCTTCAGGTCACCGGCTGCGAGATGTAGAGCAACAGCACCCCCTGCTGGACGGAGAGGAGGCTGCAGTGGGTTCTGCAGCAGGGGAGACGGAGCAGGTGTGGTTCATCCAGGACGGCTGTGGCATGGTCTGTGCCTTCATTACCTGGTTCCTAGTGCTCTACGCTGACTTTGTGGTCACCTTTGTCATGCTGCTTCCTTCCAAGAGCTTCTGGTACGCTGTGGTCAACGGCGTGGTCTTCAACTGCCTGGCCGTGCTGGCTCTCACCTCGCACCTACGCACCATGCTCACCGACCCG GGAGCTGTGCCCAAAGGCAACGCCACCAAGAAATACATGGAGAGCCTGAACCTAAAACCAGGAGAGGTCATCTATAAGTGTTCCAAATGCTACAGCATCAAACCTGAGAGAGCCCATCACTGCAG TATTTGTAAGCGCTGCATCCGTAAGATGGATCACCACTGTCCCTGGGTGAACAACTGCGTCGGCGAGAACAACCAGCGCTTCTTTGTCCTCTTCACT ATGTATATAGCGATGATCTCCACTCATGCTCTCGCCCTGAGTGGGTACCAGTTTGTAACCTGTGTCAAGCTCCAGTGGAGTG AGTGCAGTGACTTTTCCCCCCCGGTGACGGTGATGCTGATGATCTTCCTCTGCCTGGAgggcctcctcttcctcaccttcACCGCTGTCATGTTTGGCACTCAGGTCCACTCCATCTGCAACGACGAGACGGTGAGGag GTCCTGCGCCTCTGAACAAGCACGTGACCATGGTAGTGAAGTCCCAGTGAGGGAAATGGGGCTTATTTGCATACGAGTCATCAGCCTCCTTCAGAAAACCAGTTGA